A window of the Pogona vitticeps strain Pit_001003342236 chromosome 4, PviZW2.1, whole genome shotgun sequence genome harbors these coding sequences:
- the STK38 gene encoding serine/threonine-protein kinase 38 yields the protein MAMTGPAPCSSMSNHTKERVTMTKVTLENFYSNLIAQHEEREMRQKKLEKVMEEEGLKDEEKRMRRSAHARKETEFLRLKRTRLGLEDFESLKVIGRGAFGEVRLVQKKDTGHVYAMKILRKADMLEKEQVGHIRAERDILVEADSLWVVKMFYSFQDKVNLYLIMEFLPGGDMMTLLMKKDTLTEEETQFYIAETVLAIDSIHQLGFIHRDIKPDNLLLDSKGHVKLSDFGLCTGLKKAHRTEFYRNLSHNLPSDFTFQNMNSKRKAETWKRNRRQLAFSTVGTPDYIAPEVFMQTGYNKLCDWWSLGVIMYEMLIGYPPFCSETPQETYKKVMNWKETLIFPPEVPISERAKDLILRFCCEWEHRIGASGVEEIKTNPFFEGVDWEHIRERPAAISIEIKSIDDTSNFDEFPESDILKPAVTTSNHPESDYKNKDWVFINYTYKRFEGLTARGAIPSYMKAGK from the exons ATGGCAATGACTGGTCCAGCACCTTGCTCATCTATGAGCAACCATACCAAGGAGCGAGTTACAATGACAAAAGTGACATTGGAAAACTTTTACAGTAATCTGATTGCACAGCATGAAGAACGGGAGATGAG aCAAAAGAAGTTAGAAAAAGTGATGGAAGAAGAGGGCTTGAAAGATGAAGAG aaaagaatgAGGAGGTCAGCACATGCCCGAAAGGAAACAGAATTTCTGCGCCTAAAAAGAACAAGGCTTGGTTTAGAAGATTTTGAGTCTTTAAAAGTAATAGGCAGAGGAGCATTTGGAGAG GTACGGCTTGTTCAGAAGAAAGATACGGGACATGTGTATGCAATGAAAATTCTACGCAAAGCAGACATGCTTGAAAAGGAGCAG GTTGGTCATATTCGAGCAGAGCGTGATATCCTAGTAGAGGCAGACAGCTTGTGGGTTGTAAAAATGTTCTATAGCTTTCAGGATAAGGTAAACCTCTACCTAATCATGGAGTTTCTACCTGGAG GTGATATGATGACTTTATTAATGAAAAAGGATACTCTGACAGAAGAAGAGACCCAGTTTTATATAGCAGAAACTGTGTTAGCTATAGATTCAATCCATCAACTGGGTTTTATTCACCGTGATATCAAGCCAGATAATCTTCTTTTGGACAGTAAG GGCCATGTGAAGCTCTCAGATTTTGGTCTCTGCACTGGATTAAAGAAAGCACACAGAACAGAATTCTATAGAAATTTGAGCCACAATCTTCCAAGTGACTTCA cttttcagaATATGAACtctaaaaggaaagcagaaactTGGAAACGAAACAGACGTCAGCTG GCCTTCTCTACTGTGGGAACTCCAGATTATATTGCTCCAGAGGTCTTCATGCAGACAGGCTACAACAAACTTTGTGACTGGTGGTCACTTGGGGTCATCATGTATGAAATGCTGATTG GTTACCCACCTTTCTGTTCAGAGACTCCTCAAGAAACATACAAGAAAGTGATGAATTGGAAAGAGACCCTTATATTCCCTCCTGAAGTTCCAATCTCTGAGAGAGCCAAAGATCTTATTCTAAG ATTTTGCTGTGAATGGGAACACCGAATTGGTGCTTCAGGTGTTGAAGAGATTAAAACAAACCCCTTTTTTGAAGGAGTTGATTGGGAGCATATCAG GGAGAGACCAGCTGCAATAtccatagaaataaaaagtattgaTGACACATCCAACTTTGATGAATTTCCAGAATCTGATATTCTTAAACCAGCAG TCACCACAAGTAACCATCCAGAGTCAGACTACAAGAATAAAGATTGGGTCTTTATCAATTACACCTACAAACGTTTTGAAGGCCTGACAGCGCGAGGGGCAATACCATCCTATATGAAAGCAGGAAAATAG